A stretch of the Archangium violaceum genome encodes the following:
- a CDS encoding ATP-binding sensor histidine kinase translates to MLTRILDYAVDRELFRSRNSFVYRAQHVVTGARVILKVLAEPYPPASRLAWFKREYELLRSMAVPNVIRALSLESYENRWLVVLEDFGGESMDRLLKTRRLSIAEFLALASQMAEALSQVHALNIMHKDVNPSNVVVNPATLEAKLIDFGISAVLSREVPALRSPEVLEGTLAYISPEQTGRTNRAIDYRTDLYSMGVTFYEMLTGQLPFDADDAMELVHCHLARVPTPPDTLRPEIPGVLSALVLKLMAKNAEDRYLSAEGVKADLEECARQWSVAHRIEPFPLDQRRLVARFEIPQKLYGREEESAVLLKAVERVCEGGRELLLVSGYSGIGKSALVQESYHPLTRQRGYFISGKFDQLQRDIPYASLVQSFRSLIRQILSESPERIERWKRELSESLGPNAGVLVEVLPELQLILGDVPPVPELGPSEAQNRFNLVLNRFIGACASREHPLVLFLDDLQWVDAGSLRLLQQLMLSPGLTHLFLIGAYRDNEVTPGHPLALSVAELRRAGAIVNELVLRPLDLPTIQEMLQDTLGCSLEAAKPLAELLLSKTDGNPFFLREFLKSLYTEHLISLARGRSKAGGSVWQWDLARIRARNITDNVVELLMQTLRALDERTQRALMLAGLMGNQFNLDSLAVVCRKSSRETAADLWPALAQGLILAQDNNYKLVAVDVEGLFQELSVSYKFAHDRIQQAAYSLIAEEERASLHWEMGQLLLERGPPELLEKNLFDITNHLNAGRARARGVEESDGLAELNLRACRKAKHSAAFQAANGYARLGIELMGPEGLTRRRELAMALLEEAAETAYTITDFAQMDRWIGTALSAARGPLEAAKVHEIRIRAFNAQQRPLDAADTALRYLRQLGIHCPPNPSKAYLLSEMLRTRLLLARKRIEDLARMPEMTEREKAVAVRIIATAHSSLYVSSPLLHAVMTLKQVRLVATYGNTEFSSDAYGCYGLLLGGLLNDVQGAYQYGQLANELLSRPSSAPIRAQGNLMTNAFTRHYAEHLRVCVENLHKGYQVGLDTGELEYACYDAYVACKYAYASGENLESLRVQFDQYAQEMKRHRQDIAYNSHASTHQAVINLVEPTEDPCELHGEACDEETMIPALRAANDRMALAHVYLNKQALAYTFGQFKRSVAAAEAAEQYLDSVLSQADVPRFYFYDSLARLALFREGNEQERAATLRRVARGQKLMKKWAKYAPMNFQHKYLLVEAELLRLRGRAAEARELYDQSISLARDNGYVNEQALACEVASRFYLERQQVDISDHYLHQAHYSYELWGAKTKLRAMEAASPRLLSQARSMSRTTRLGLSSKSTTTEEKAQEALDLASVLKASQTIASEVVLSELLKRLTRLLIENAGAEWGGLLFERKGDFVIEAEGRADQEEVTVLQSRSTQAPDSEAPRAPLAILRFAARTQEPVVLDDATRDARFASDPYILQRAPRSILCLPILSQGRLLGLIYLENNLTPGAFTPERQEVLRLLSAQIAISIENAQLYNELERKVEERTLELKQKNIDLQSALKHLKATQAQLIQQEKLASLGQLTAGVAHEIKNPLNFINNFAQNTSELLDELTKEASLNPRLTVAEVEDLLADLRMSAKKIYEHGRRADGIVRSMLEHSRTGRGERSLKNLNAVVEEYVNLVHQGSHLSTLGFACQVVRDYDPGVLELELVPQEIGRVLMNLLNNAFHAVGERRKQDKNHVPQVTVRTRNLGQTFEIRVEDNGMGIPAQVRQRIFEPFFTTKPPGQGTGLGLSFSYEIITQAYGGTLEEQGQEGQGATFIVRLPVRMPGTVPAVAEG, encoded by the coding sequence ATGTTGACGAGAATCCTCGACTACGCAGTGGATCGCGAGCTGTTCCGCAGCCGCAACTCCTTCGTCTACCGGGCGCAGCATGTGGTGACGGGTGCGCGAGTCATCCTCAAGGTTCTCGCCGAGCCCTATCCGCCCGCCAGCCGGCTCGCCTGGTTCAAACGCGAGTACGAGCTGCTGCGGAGCATGGCGGTCCCCAACGTCATCCGGGCCCTCTCGTTGGAGAGCTACGAGAACCGGTGGCTCGTCGTCCTGGAGGACTTCGGTGGCGAGTCCATGGACCGACTGCTGAAGACGCGCCGCCTGTCCATCGCGGAGTTCCTCGCCCTCGCCAGTCAGATGGCCGAGGCGCTCAGTCAGGTGCATGCGCTCAACATCATGCACAAGGATGTCAATCCCTCGAACGTGGTGGTGAACCCGGCCACGCTCGAGGCGAAGCTCATCGACTTCGGCATCTCCGCCGTGCTCTCGCGAGAGGTCCCCGCTCTCCGCAGCCCCGAGGTACTGGAGGGAACGCTCGCGTATATCTCGCCCGAGCAGACGGGGAGGACGAATCGCGCCATCGACTACCGGACCGACCTGTACTCGATGGGCGTCACCTTCTACGAGATGCTGACGGGGCAGCTCCCCTTCGATGCGGACGACGCCATGGAGCTCGTCCATTGTCACCTCGCCAGGGTTCCGACGCCGCCCGATACCCTCCGGCCGGAGATCCCGGGGGTGCTGTCGGCGCTCGTCTTGAAGCTGATGGCCAAGAACGCCGAGGACCGCTACCTCTCCGCGGAGGGCGTCAAGGCGGACCTCGAGGAGTGCGCGCGGCAGTGGAGCGTGGCCCATCGCATCGAGCCGTTCCCTCTGGATCAGCGGCGGCTCGTCGCGCGCTTCGAGATTCCACAGAAGCTCTATGGCCGCGAGGAGGAGAGCGCGGTCCTGCTGAAGGCCGTCGAGCGGGTGTGCGAGGGAGGCCGGGAGCTGCTCCTGGTGTCGGGCTACTCGGGCATCGGCAAGTCCGCGCTCGTGCAGGAGAGCTACCACCCGCTGACGCGGCAGCGGGGCTACTTCATCTCGGGCAAGTTCGACCAGCTCCAGCGCGACATCCCCTATGCGTCGCTCGTGCAGTCCTTCCGCTCGCTCATCCGGCAGATTCTCTCGGAGAGCCCGGAGCGCATCGAGCGCTGGAAGCGGGAGCTCTCGGAGTCGCTCGGTCCGAACGCGGGCGTGCTCGTGGAGGTCCTCCCCGAGCTCCAGCTCATCCTCGGGGATGTCCCGCCCGTCCCCGAGCTGGGCCCCTCCGAGGCGCAGAACCGCTTCAACCTGGTGCTGAACCGCTTCATCGGGGCCTGCGCCAGCCGCGAGCATCCCCTCGTCCTCTTCCTGGACGACCTGCAGTGGGTGGACGCCGGCTCGCTGCGGCTCCTGCAACAGCTCATGCTGAGCCCGGGGCTGACGCACCTCTTCCTGATTGGCGCCTACCGGGATAACGAGGTGACACCGGGCCACCCACTCGCCCTGTCCGTGGCGGAGCTGCGCCGCGCCGGGGCCATCGTGAATGAGCTGGTGCTCCGCCCGCTCGACCTGCCCACCATCCAGGAGATGCTCCAGGACACGCTCGGCTGCTCGCTGGAGGCGGCGAAGCCGCTCGCGGAGCTGCTCCTGTCGAAGACGGATGGAAACCCCTTCTTCCTCAGGGAGTTCCTGAAGTCTCTGTACACGGAGCACCTCATCAGCCTGGCGCGAGGCCGCTCGAAGGCGGGCGGGAGCGTCTGGCAATGGGACCTGGCGCGGATTCGCGCTCGCAACATCACGGACAACGTGGTGGAGCTCCTGATGCAGACGCTGCGCGCGCTCGACGAGCGTACCCAGCGCGCGCTCATGCTCGCGGGCCTCATGGGCAACCAGTTCAACCTGGACTCGCTGGCCGTCGTCTGCCGCAAGTCCTCCCGGGAGACCGCGGCCGACCTCTGGCCCGCGCTGGCCCAGGGGCTCATCCTCGCCCAGGACAACAACTACAAGCTCGTCGCGGTGGACGTGGAAGGGCTGTTCCAGGAGCTCTCGGTCTCCTACAAGTTCGCCCACGACCGTATCCAGCAGGCGGCGTACTCCCTCATCGCGGAAGAGGAGCGCGCGTCGCTCCACTGGGAGATGGGCCAGCTCCTGCTGGAGCGGGGCCCCCCCGAGCTGCTGGAGAAGAACCTCTTCGACATCACCAACCACCTGAACGCGGGCAGGGCCCGCGCGCGTGGCGTGGAGGAAAGCGACGGGCTGGCGGAGCTGAATCTGAGGGCCTGTCGCAAGGCGAAGCACTCGGCGGCCTTCCAGGCGGCGAACGGCTATGCGCGGCTCGGAATCGAGCTCATGGGACCGGAGGGGCTCACGCGCCGTCGCGAGCTGGCGATGGCGCTCCTCGAGGAGGCCGCCGAGACGGCATACACCATCACCGACTTCGCCCAGATGGACCGATGGATCGGCACCGCCCTCTCCGCGGCCCGCGGTCCGCTCGAGGCCGCGAAGGTCCATGAAATCCGCATCCGGGCATTCAACGCGCAGCAGCGTCCGCTTGACGCCGCCGACACCGCCCTGCGCTACCTGCGGCAGCTCGGCATCCACTGCCCACCCAATCCCAGCAAGGCCTACCTGCTCTCCGAGATGCTCCGCACCCGGCTCCTGCTCGCCCGCAAGCGCATCGAGGACCTGGCGCGAATGCCGGAGATGACGGAGCGCGAGAAGGCGGTGGCGGTCCGCATCATCGCGACGGCGCACTCGTCCCTGTACGTGTCCTCGCCGCTGCTCCACGCAGTCATGACGCTCAAGCAGGTGCGGCTCGTCGCGACCTACGGGAACACCGAGTTCTCATCCGACGCCTACGGCTGCTACGGCCTGCTGCTGGGCGGCCTGCTCAACGACGTCCAGGGCGCGTATCAATACGGCCAGCTCGCGAACGAGCTCCTCTCCCGGCCCAGCTCGGCACCGATCCGCGCTCAGGGCAACCTGATGACCAATGCCTTCACCCGCCACTACGCCGAGCACCTCAGGGTCTGCGTCGAGAACCTGCACAAGGGCTATCAGGTGGGGCTCGATACCGGGGAGCTCGAGTACGCGTGCTACGACGCCTACGTCGCGTGCAAATACGCCTACGCCAGCGGGGAGAACCTCGAATCCCTCCGTGTCCAGTTCGACCAGTACGCGCAGGAGATGAAGCGGCACCGGCAGGACATCGCCTACAACTCACATGCGAGCACCCACCAGGCGGTCATCAACCTCGTCGAGCCGACGGAGGACCCCTGCGAGCTGCATGGGGAGGCCTGCGACGAGGAGACCATGATTCCGGCGCTGCGAGCGGCCAACGACCGGATGGCCCTGGCCCACGTGTACCTCAACAAGCAGGCCCTCGCGTACACCTTTGGCCAGTTCAAACGCTCCGTCGCCGCGGCGGAAGCCGCCGAGCAGTACCTCGACAGCGTGCTCAGCCAGGCGGACGTCCCCCGCTTCTACTTCTACGACTCGCTGGCCCGGCTCGCGCTCTTCCGGGAAGGCAATGAGCAGGAGCGGGCCGCGACGCTGCGGCGGGTGGCTCGTGGGCAGAAGCTGATGAAGAAGTGGGCGAAGTACGCGCCCATGAACTTCCAGCACAAGTACCTGCTCGTCGAGGCGGAGTTGCTGCGCCTGCGAGGCCGGGCGGCGGAGGCCCGGGAACTCTACGACCAATCCATCTCGCTGGCCCGCGACAACGGCTACGTCAACGAGCAGGCCCTGGCCTGCGAGGTCGCCAGCCGCTTCTACCTGGAGCGCCAGCAGGTCGACATCTCCGACCACTATCTGCATCAGGCGCACTACTCCTACGAGCTCTGGGGCGCGAAGACCAAGCTGCGCGCCATGGAGGCGGCCAGCCCGCGCTTGCTCTCCCAGGCAAGGTCCATGTCCCGGACCACCCGCCTCGGACTCTCCTCCAAGAGCACGACCACCGAGGAGAAGGCGCAAGAGGCGCTCGACCTCGCCTCGGTGCTCAAGGCCTCCCAGACGATCGCGAGCGAGGTGGTGCTCTCGGAGCTGCTCAAGCGGCTCACCCGCCTCCTCATCGAGAACGCGGGGGCCGAGTGGGGGGGGCTCCTCTTCGAGCGCAAGGGAGACTTCGTCATCGAGGCGGAGGGCCGCGCGGACCAGGAAGAGGTCACCGTGCTCCAGTCTCGCTCCACGCAGGCTCCTGACTCGGAGGCGCCCCGGGCCCCGCTCGCCATCCTGCGCTTCGCCGCCCGGACCCAGGAGCCCGTCGTGCTCGACGACGCGACGCGGGATGCGCGCTTCGCCTCGGACCCCTACATCCTCCAGCGCGCGCCCCGCTCCATCCTCTGCCTGCCCATCCTCAGTCAGGGGCGGCTCCTGGGGCTCATCTACCTGGAGAACAACCTCACCCCCGGGGCGTTCACACCCGAGCGGCAGGAGGTCCTGCGCCTGCTCTCCGCGCAGATCGCCATCTCCATCGAGAACGCCCAGCTCTACAACGAGCTGGAACGCAAGGTGGAGGAGCGGACCCTGGAGTTGAAGCAGAAGAACATCGATCTCCAATCCGCGCTCAAGCACCTGAAGGCCACGCAGGCGCAGCTCATCCAGCAGGAGAAGCTGGCCTCGCTCGGCCAGCTGACGGCCGGCGTCGCGCACGAAATCAAGAACCCGCTCAACTTCATCAACAACTTCGCCCAGAACACGTCGGAGCTGCTCGACGAGTTGACGAAGGAAGCCAGCCTCAACCCGCGCCTGACGGTCGCCGAGGTGGAGGACCTCCTCGCCGACCTGCGGATGAGTGCGAAGAAGATCTACGAGCACGGTCGGCGGGCGGATGGCATCGTCCGCTCCATGTTGGAGCACTCCCGGACGGGCCGGGGGGAGCGGAGCCTGAAGAACCTGAACGCCGTGGTGGAGGAGTACGTCAACCTCGTCCACCAGGG